The Pectobacterium parmentieri genome segment GGCAGGTGCGGCGCAGACCGACACACGTATTGATGCCTTCGCTGACAAGCTGGATGCCGTCGTGCTGCTGCTGGTGAACGCCGCGCAGGTGAACGGGATTCTATTCGGTGAACCGCAGGTCGCCGCTAAGCTCAAGCCCGGCACTGTGGTCATGGTGTCTTCCACGATCTCCGCGCAGGATGCCAAAAATATCGAGCAGCGTCTGGCCGAACATCAACTCATCATGCTGGATGCACCGGTATCCGGCGGTGCAGCGAAAGCCGCCGCAGGCGATATGACGGTGATGGCATCGGGTTCCGATCTGGCGTTTGAGAAGCTGAAGCCGGTACTCGATGCCGTAGCGGGAAAGGTCTATCGCATCGGTGAAGACATCGGACTGGGTGCAACGGTTAAAATTATCCACCAGTTGTTGGCAGGCGTACACATTGCTGCCGGCGCAGAAGCGATGGCGCTGGCCGCCCGTGCCGATATCCCACTGGATATCATGTATGACGTGGTGACCAATGCCGCTGGAAATTCCTGGATGTTTGAAAACCGCATGCGCCACGTTGTCGATGGCGACTACACGCCAAAATCAGCCGTTGATATCTTCGTCAAAGATCTGGGATTGGTCACCGACACGGCCAAATCACTCCATTTCCCGCTGCCGCTGGCCTCCACCGCATTCAACATGTTTACCGCCGCCAGCAACGCTGGGTTCGGTAAAGAAGACGACAGTGCGGTCATCAAAATTTTTAACGGCATTACGCTGCCGGAAAAGAAGGAGGCACCATGATCAAGCTAGGTGTGATTGCCGACGATTTTACCGGTGCCACAGATATCGCCAGCTTTCTGGTCAACAACGGGCTGCCGACCGTGCAACTCAACGGTGTACCGCCGTCCGATTTTAAGGTCGACACGCAGGCCGTGGTGATTAGCCTGAAGTCGCGTTCCTGCCCGGCGGAACAGGCCGTGGCGGATTCACTTAAGGCGCTGGCGTGGCTGCAACAGCAGGGCTGCCAGCAGTTCTACTTTAAATATTGCTCTACCTTCGACAGCACCACGAAAGGCAACATCGGTCCGGTAATCGATGCGCTGTTAGATCAGCTTAGCGAAACGCAAACCATCATCTCTCCAGCGCTGCCGGTGAACGGAAGAACCGTTTATCAGGGGCATTTATTCGTGATGGATCAATTGCTGTCCGAGTCTGGAATGCGCCACCATCCGGTCACGCCAATGACAGACAGCAACCTGATGCGCGTGATGGAGCAGCAGGCAACCGGGCGCTGTGGACTGGTGCCGTATGCCGTGATGGATCAGGGTGCAGAGGCCGTCAAACAGCGGCTGGCGCAGTTGAAAGAACAGGGTATGCGCTATGTGGTGCTGGATACGCTGAACGAGCAGCACCTGCTGACGCAGGGCGAGGCGCTGCGCGACATGAAGCTGGTCACCGGCGGCTCCGGTCTGGCGATTGGTCTGGCACGCCAGTGGGCGGAGTCCGCGACACAAACCGGTTCCGCCACCGAGGCGGGGAAACCACAATCCGGTGCAGGCGTTGTGCTATCCGGCTCCTGCTCAGTGATGACCAACAAGCAGGTCGCTCACTACCTGAAACAGGCGGCGGGTCGTGCCATTGACGTCGCCCGCTGCTTAGCAAGCGATGACGCTCAGAAAGCCTATGTGCAGGAGTTGGCTGACTGGGTAAAAGCACATCGTGACGACGCGCTCGCGCCGTTGCTGTATGCCACCTCGTCACCCGACGAACTGGCGCAGATTCAGCAGCGCTGGGGGGCGGAAGCCAGTAGCCAGGCAGTAGAACAACTGTTTGCCGCTGTCGCTCATCAGCTTCAGCAGGATGGCTTTCAGCGTTTCATTATCGCGGGTGGGGAAACCTCCAGCATCGTGGTGCAAACGCTGGGTATTCACGCGTTCCATATCGGGCCGTCTATTTCTCCCGGCGTGCCGTGGGTACGTTCTACCAATCATCCGCTTTCGCTGGCGTTGAAATCCGGCAACTTCGGTGATGAAGACTTTTTTGCCCGCGCCCAAAAGGAGTTTGCCGCATGAGTGAAAAACACCACAGCACTGAAGCAGTGCTGAACAGCGAGCAGCGCGCACGCGCGGACATGGTCAAGCTGGGCGCATCCTTTTTCCAGCGTGGCTACGCCACTGGTTCGGCTGGCAATCTCTCGCTGTTACTGGATGACAGCACGCTACTGGCAACGCCAACCGGCTCCTGCCTCGGTGAATTGGATGCCGAGCGGCTGTCCAAAGTCAGTCTGAGCGGTGAGTGGATTTCCGGCGATAAACCCTCGAAAGAGGTCAGCTTCCATCTGTCGATTTACCGTAACGACCCCGAATGCAAAGCGATCGTTCACCTGCACAGCACCTACCTGACGGCGCTCTCGTGTCTGGAAGGGTTGGATACACAGGACGCCATCAAGCCGTTCACGCCTTACGTGGTGATGCGCGTCGGTAAAGTACCCGTCGTCCCTTATTACCGCCCCGGCGACGCGCGACTCGGTGAAGATCTGGCAAAGCTGGCCTCGCGTTATAAAGCGTTTTTATTGGCTAACCACGGCCCGGTCGTCACCGGTAAGGATCTGCGAGCGGCGGCGGACAACATGGAAGAGCTGGAAGAAACCGCCAAGCTGATTTTTATTCTCGGTGACCGAAAAATTCGCTACCTCACCGCTGACGATATTGCCGAGCTCTCTTGATGAGCCGAGGAGTTAACCATGCCTAAGTTTGCTGCCAATCTTTCTATGCTGTTTACCGACGTGCCGTTTCTCGATCGCTTTAAAGCCGCTGCCGATGCGGGTTTCACTTCGGTCGAGTACCTGTTTCCTTATGAATATCCGGCATCGCTGCTGGCGGAAAAGCTGCGGGAAAATGGCTTGGAGCAAGTGTTGTTCAATACCGCGCCCGGCAATATCGCCGCAGGCGAGTGGGGCGTGTCTGCCCTGCCCGACCGTGTTGAAGATGCGCACCGGGATATTGATAACGCTCTGGAATATGCACTGGCGCTGAATTGTCCTTCGGTGCTGGTAATGGGGGGCGTCGTTCCACCCGGTGAAGACCGTGCAGCCTATCAGCAAACCTTTATCGATAACCTGCGCTACGCCGCCGATAAGTTTGCGCCGCACGGTATCAATATCATGATTGAGGCACTGAGCGCGAAGGTGAAACCGAATTATCTGTTCGCCAGTCAATATCAGGCGCTGGAATTAGCTAATCTGATCGACCGGCCGAACGTCTATATCCAGTTGGATTTCTTCCACGCGCAGATTGTCGATGGCAACCTGACGCAAATTATCCACGATTTGGATGGCCGTATCGGACATATTCAAATTGCCTCTGTTCCTGCACGGCATGAACCCGATGAGGGGGAAATTAATTACCCGTTTATCTTTGCCGAATTGGATCGCGTGAATTATTCCGGCTGGATTGGCTGTGAATATAACCCACGAGGCAAAACGGAAGACGGGCTGGGATGGGTTAAACCCTGGCTGGAAAAATAAACCATCGCGGCAATGCATTACTATTTTATAAAAAAGCAAACACCAGAGACACCTTGATAAAATACGAGAAAAGGTCAGGTTCCCGCATTATTTTAATGTGGGAATCAGGTCATCCTTTTCTTCAAATAAAACAATAACCCAACACCTTTTCAGCCTCTGAATTGAAAATAATGGGTCAATGAGGATAAGAACATGGCCACCTCGCTCTTACTCTGCATCGCTATCGCCGGGGTATTACTCCTGCTGCTGATGGTCATTAAATTTAAAATTCAGCCCTTTGTCGCCCTGCTGGTTGTCAGTTTACTTGTTGCCTTAGCAACCGGTATTCCTACTGCTGAGGTGATGAAAGTGATTACCTCCGGCATGGGCGGTATTCTCGGTTCGGTGGCAATTATTATCGGCCTCGGAGCCATGCTCGGCAGGATGATCGAAGTGTCCGGCGGCGCGGAATCCCTGGCACACCGCTTTGCCCAATTAATGGGACCGGGATTAATGGTGGCCGCATTAACCATTGCCGCCTTTATTCTTGGTATTCCGGTCTTTTTCGATGTCGGCTTTATTATTCTCGCCCCGATTATTTACGGCTTTGCGAAAGTCGCTAAAGTTTCCCCGATTAAATTCGGTTTGCCCGTCGCAGGCGTGATGCTGACGGTACACGTTGCACTGCCGCCCCACCCTGGCCCAGTCGCCGCGGCTGGCCTGTTGAATGCGGATATCGGTTGGCTGACCATCATCGGCCTGCTGGTGTCGATTCCAGTCGGCATCATCAGCTACTGGGCAGCCAAAGCCATGAACCGCCGCAAATATGCGCTTTCCGTCGAGGTACTGGAGCAGCTACAGTTGGCGAAGCCGGAAGACAGCACACCGGATACGGCACCCGTCTCTGCCCCCTCGGCTGGGCTGATCGCCGCGCTGATCGCCATACCTATCGCCATCATTATGCTCGGCACCGTGTCTGCAACCATTTTGCCAGCCGGACATCCCGTGCGTAACGTGATGTCACTGGTTGGATCTCCCGCTGTGGCGCTGCTGATTGCACTGGCATTAGCGTTCTGGCTGATCGCTCTGCGTCGCGGTTGGTCGTTGGAAAAGGCCAGCGGTGTCATGGGCGATGCCATGCCTGCCGCAGCGATGGTCATTATGGTGACCGGTGCCGGTGGTGTGTTCGGCAAGGTGCTGGTGGAGTCAGGCATCGGTAAAGCGCTGGCGGATACGCTGACCAGCATTCATCTGCCGCTGGTGCCTGCCGCATTTATTCTGTCGTTGGCGCTGCGTGCCTCACAAGGTTCTGCCACCGTCGCCATTCTCACCACCTGTGGCCTGCTGAGCGAAGCCGTCAGCAGCCTGAACCAGATGCAGTTGGTGCTGGTGACGCTCTCTGCCTGCTTTGGTGGGCTGGGCCTGTCGCACGTTAATGACTCCGGTTTCTGGATCGTCACCAAATATCTGGGGCTATCCGTCGCCGATGGCCTGCGTACCTGGACGGTGTTAACCACTCTTCTCGGGCTGGCCGGGTTCCTCTTTACCTGGGCGCTTTGGCTGGTCATGTAAGCTTTTCAACGTTTCACTACGGAAAACCGCCGATATTCAGCGGTTTTCCTCGTTATGCCAAAAAATACGCCCGTTTTACTCTTATATTCCACATCTGCCTATCCATGTGCTGCCTTTATAATGTGCTCATGGCAAGGGACAGCGTGCTCTCCTGCCAGGCAAGTCTGCATAATACATACACTATGTCATCAACAGTGCATGTCATCAGAAATACGTCCTATTCCTGACCTATCGTAGATAGCAGCCCAATCCATGAGGCTAAGCCTGTATCAATCGATGAAGAATAATAAAGGAACACTATGAATTTTTTAGCAAAAATGAAGCTTGGCACCATGCTGGGTTCTGGCTTCGCCTCTGTCATTATCATCGGTCTGATGGTCGCCGTTCTGGGTCGCGTACACCTCGCTAATCTGGGTAAGGATATTGAATCACTCTCTGAAAAAAATCTGACCAACCTGCTTCTCATTCAGGACACCAAAAGTGGTTTTGAGGTTGTCGCCCGTGTAGTCCGTAATATCGGTCTCTCACAAGACAACGCCCGTATACAGGAAGAAAAACGCCTGTTTGATCAGCAGATTACCCGAAATAATGAAGCGCTGGCGAAAGTCTATAAACAGCTTGCCGAACCGGAGGCTCGTGATCTGCTGGAACAACTCACACAGGCACGGCCGGTTTATCTGCAAGCGGTGAATAAGGCCATTGCATTAAGCCTCTCCGGGGTGCCCGAAGAAAAAGTGCAGGCAACATTAGTCATGGTCAATGAAATGCCACCCGCACAGGCGTCCGTTTTCGCGGCTCTGGACGGGCTGACTGCGTTGCAGAAAGAGCAAACGATGAAAATGACGACCAACGCTATGAATAAAGCCAAGGATGATGGAAATATGCTGCTGCTGTTTGCTGCGTTCTCAGTATTCATCGGGATTTTTATCTCCATTCTGATCACCCGCACGATAAAGAACCTGCTGGGTGGCGAAGTGACTTACGCCGCACAGATCGCCCAAGCGGTTGCGCAGGGAAATCTGGCTGTCGCGATCAATCTCCGCTCTGGAGACGATCGCAGCGTGCTAGCAGCAATGGATGGTATGCGTAAAAGCCTGAGCAGTATCGTTGAACAAGTGCGTGAGAGCAGTGAATCTATCGCAACCGGCGCCAGCCAGATCGCCGCAGGCAGCACCGATCTCAGCCAGCGCACGGAAGAACAGGCGGCCAACCTGCAACAAACCGCCGCCTCAATGGAAGAGATGAGCCAAACGGTACACCAGAATTCGGATACGGTACGTAACGCCGCTCAACTGGCGCAGGCCGCCAGCAACACTGCCGCTAAAGGCGGTGAAGCCGTCAGCAATATTGTTGTTACCATGCAAGAAATCACCAACAGCTCACACAAAATTGGTGACATCATCAGCGTCATTGACAGCATCGCCTTCCAGACTAATATTCTGGCGCTCAATGCCGCAGTAGAGGCTGCACGAGCGGGTGAGCAAGGCCGTGGTTTTGCCGTGGTGGCGGGCGAAGTGCGCTCGCTGGCACAGCGCTCCGCCACCGCCGCCAAAGAGATTAAAGCGTTGATCGACCACAGCGTCGAGAAAGTCGAGACGGGTTCTGTTCTGGTCAGCAATGCGGGAACGACGATCGAAGAATTAGTGCGTCAGGCTCGACACGTTGCCGATCTGATCGGCGAAATTGGCGTCACCACGCAGGAACAAGAGTCCGGCGTCTCACAGATTCATGATGCCGTTAACCAACTCGATCAGGTGACGCAACAGAACGCCGCGCTCGTTGAGCAATCCGCGTCTGCTGCCGATAGCCTGAGCGATCAGGCAGCCCATCTGGTAGAGCTGATGAAAGTCTTCATCGTTGACGGCGGAACGTCGCAGCGCATTGCGCCCGCGTTAAAAAGACCCTCAAGCGCAAAGCTTTCCCTAACGAACCATAAAAGCGGTACAGGAAACCACAGTCAAAACTGGGAACAGTTCTAATTACCCACAGGGGGATGCCACGCATCCCCCTGCTTATATTCTTTCACCTCCCGCCACACACAGCATTTGCCGTTTTTCCTCATCATCGTGCGCCATGCCACAGCAGTAAGAATTAAAATCAATGTTTTCCCCAAAAATGCCGATATTTCAGACTGAACGGGTCAGTTATTCACCTAAAGGATCGGGAACCACGCCAGTACATTGCTTCCTGAGAATAAAAAAACTCACGTAATAACGATATACCTTTTAAATAGGTCATGGGGATAACATGCAGCGTATAAGAAAAATGAAACTGGGCACTCAGGTCGGTTCGGGTTTTGCCATTGTTATTATTATCGGCCTATTAGTGGCCATCTTCGGCAGAACGCATCTGATTGGCCTCGGGAATACCACTGACAATCTTGCCAAGAACCACCTTGCCAACCTCATCGTGCTACAAGAGTTGAAAGATAATCTGAACGTCACGATCAAAGCCACGTTACGCATGCTTATCACAACGGAAAAAACGGTTCTGGAGGACAATCAAAAACTGATTGAAACCACGAGCGCCAAAAACGCAAAGCTCGTCACTCAACTAGAAGAGAATTTACAAGCAAAAGAGGTTCGCAATATTCTGGGTGACCTTCAACAAAACCGCACTGCATTTGCCACCGTAGGCCGTCAATCCGTCGCCCTGTCGCTCAACAATAAACAGGCCGAATCCATCGAGTTAGTCAAAACCCAGCTTGAGCCGATACAAACCAAACTTTTCAACAATCTGAACACCATGATTCAATTGCAGAAAGACTACACCACGCAAACGGCCACCAATGCGATTGAAGAGTCTTACTATGATGGCAATTCACTGTTGATACTGGCAGGCATCGCTTCATTGATTGGTGTGTGCATCGCCTGGCTGATTACTCGCCACATCAAAAAGCAACTGGGTGGCGAACCCACCTATGCCACACAGGTCACACAGGAAATCGCCCAGGGTAATCTCGCCATACCGATTAATCTGGCGACAGGCGACACGACCAGCCTGTTATCCGCCATGAACCACATGCGCAAGAGCCTGAGTGGTATTGTTGAACAGGTGCGTGAAAGCAGTGAATCCATCGCGACCGGAGCCAGCCAGATCGCCGCAGGCAGCACCGATCTCAGCCAGCGCACGGAAGAGCAAGCAGCCAACCTGCAACAAACCGCTGCCTCAATGGAAGAAATGAGCCAAACCGTGAGACAGAACTCAGATACGGTGCGTAACGCTGCACAACTGGCGCAGGCCACCAGCAATACTGCGGCTAAAGGTGGTGAAGCCGTCAACAATATCGTTATCACCATGAAAGAAATTACTGACAGCTCGCAAAAAATTGGTGACATCATCAGCGTCATTGATGGTATCGCTTTTCAGACCAATATTCTGGCGCTCAACGCCGCAGTAGAGGCCGCACGCGCGGGTGAGCAAGGACGAGGTTTTGCCGTAGTCGCTGGCGAAGTGCGCTCGCTGGCACAGCGCTCCGCCACCGCCGCCAAAGAGATTAAAGAGCTGATCGGCCACAGCGTCAAGAAAGTCGAGACGGGTTCTGCTCTGGTCAGCGATGCGGGAACGACGATCGAAGAGTTAGTGCGTCAAGCCCGCCACGTTGCCGACTTGATCAACGAAATTGGCGTCACCACGCAGGAACAAGAATCCGGCGTTTCACAGATTCATGATGCCGTTAACCAACTCGATCAGGTCACCCAGCAGAACGCTGCTCTCGTCGAGCAATCCGCTTCCGCTGCCGATAGCCTGAGCGATCAGGCCGCCCATCTGGTAGAGCTGATGAAAGTCTTCGTCGTTGAAGGCGGGTCGTCGCAGCATGTTGCATCGCCGCTGAAAAGGCCCACCAGCACAACGCTTTCCCTCGCTAATCCTAAAAGCAAAACGGGAAGCAGTAGCCAAAACTGGGAAACCTTTTAACGATTAAGTAAAAGAAAGCCAAACCGCTGAGCAATCAGCGGTTTTTTATCCCTTTTGAACCTGAACACCTCACATCACCACTTAGTACGTTTCCACTATTGATTGAAAAAAGAGTCGCTATGCATTGAAGAAAATGACCAACGCTTTCAATAGGGAAAAGCAATTAATAAAAAATAAAAATTAGCAATTGGCTTTATACCAAGTGAAATAGAATAAAATAAATAGAAAGTAAGAGAAGCGGCGATCTGAGATTATAAAGAACATCAAATATATGATGGTAAAAACACCATATCCTTCAAAAAAAAAGAATAAATGAAAACAAATATCGCTTTAGGGCTGAATAAATAAGCAAAAAATCATAATCGCAACGTTTATTAACATGGTTGTCAATTTAACATTACACCTCCCTCCCCGCTCGCGTGAAGTATAACCCCTATCGATATTGCGGCTTTCCTTTCATCCCTTTATACTCCTGCGCCATCATTTCTCCTTATATGCAAATGTTCTTCCGAACGAATTCACACTCACAGTACACCGCATTTCATCCATCATCACTTAGCGAATAACGTCACAGGAACCAGTAAGCACAGCTTACGTTTATTACCACAAGGAAACGGGCAATGAGTAAAAGGACACATAAACGCGATGGCACTTGCAAAATCAATATGTTCTCGCAACGTTTATTTCACATTACAAGCATACCAGTTCTAACAATAGTCGTTTTCAACATATAATAAGGGACACCATGAATCTCATCAAAAATAGCAGCCTGGGTAAAATGCTAGGGACAGGCTTTACTCTGGTCATTGCCATCGGTTTTCTGGTGGCGATATTTGGTCGTATCCAGTTAGACAAACTCGGCGAAAACATTCAAGTGTTATCGCAAGTCCGTATTGCCAACCTCCTGATGATGGAAGAGTTTAAAGACAACATTAACGCCAATGCGATTGCTGTCAGAAATCTGGTATTGCTGGAAGACGAGAGGCAAATGCAGGAAGAGAAAGCGCGTATCGAGGAGCTAATCTCTCGCAATAACGCACTGCTATTAAAAATAGACGATAGCACTGTCGATAAGCATGCTAAGGGGCTGGTAACCATACTGGAACAGGTACGCCCAGCTTACAGCGTCGCCATGAAAGAGGCTATTACGCTGGCGATGACAGGCAAGAATAACGAAGCACGTGACCTGTTATTAACCGACGTAAAAGCCAAGCAGGATTCTGTCTTTAACGCCTTGAATAACATGGTTAACTGGCAAGAGAAACTCACGGTTGAAATCGCCGATCAATCTTTAAAAAATGCGAATAATGCGGGTACGCTGATGGTCATCATCGCCCTGCTTTCCGTCGTGCTGGGTATACTGATTTCATGGTGGATCACTCGGACGATTAAACGCCAAATCGGGGGGGAACCGGCCTACACGCTGGAAGTAACGCGTCAGGTCGCACAAGGGAATCTGGCCGTTACGATTGAACTACGCGACGGAGACACCACCAGCGTACTGGCGTCGATAGAAGATATGCGTCAAAACCTGAGCAATCTTGTCGGTCAGGTACATCAGAGCAGCGAATCGATCGCCACGGGTGCGACACAGATCGCAATGGGCAACACCGATCTCAGCCAACGCACGGAAGAGCAGGCGGCGAACCTTCAGGAAACCGCCGCCTCGATGGAACAGATGAATACCACGGTGAAACAGAATGCGGCGACCGTGCGCACCGCAACAGAGTTAGCCCATTCTGCCAGCACTACGGCGCAGAAAGGCGGCGATGCAGTCAATAACGTTGTACGGACAATGGAAGATATCACCGCCAGTTCGCGTAAAATCGGCGATATTATCGGTGTCATAGATAGCATTGCTTTCCAGACCAACATTCTGGCCCTCAACGCTGCCGTTGAAGCAGCAAGAGCCGGTGAACAGGGCCGTGGCTTCGCCGTGGTCGCCAGTGAAGTGCGTTCTCTGGCACAGCGTTCCGCTTCCGCCGCGCGTGAAATCAAAGATCTGATTAGCGTAAGCGTAGCGAATGTAGAAATGGGTGAGAAACTGGTTAACGACGCAGGTATCACCATCAAAGACATTGTCGAAAAATCTCAGCACGTTGCTAACCTGCTCAGTGAAATCGGCCTGACAACACACGAGCAGGAACAAGGCGTTGCCCAAGTGAATGATGCGGTGAATCAGCTCGATCAGGTGACGCAGCAGAATGCCGCACTGGTGGAAGAGTCAGCTTCTGCCGCTGACAGCTTGAGTGAGCAGGCCAGAACGCTGCTGGAATTAATGGGCGTTTTCAAAATCAGCGGCGTTCAAGCACCAGCACCGCGACTGACATCACCGATGAAACCGCAAACTGCACCGAGATTGGCTCTAGCCAGCCAATCAGGTAACGCCAGCAGCAATAACTGGGAAACCTTTTAACGAAGACGGCCAAACTATCGTCTCCTTCAATGTTTTATCATAAAAACAAAGCCGCTGAGCCTTCAGCGGTTTTTTGTAGTATAGGGATAGCAAGAATAAATAATAAGGCTAAAAAAACCGCGATAATTAATAAACATCACAATTAGAAATAACAAGTTACAAACTAATAGTGATAAGGAAAGAAAATACTCCTTGCTGGGTATTAATTTGTTGATTGATATTTATTAATCCATCCTAATTACCATAAGAAAATAATATTAAATTTCCGCCGGATAATAAATCAGGGGGGTTTTATTACGCTTATTCTGCCATCAACCTATCACGTTATTGTCTACACTTTATTTGTCATTCCCTTAGCCTGTAAATATCCCCAACAGGCATTCCATACGTGTCTGAACGCGACAATTATTTCCTTTCGCCAATGCAGCGACTGGGCACACATGTCGCCGACATTCCTGCCTCGAAGAAATGTTGGGAGATAAGCGGAATGATAAAAACAATAGAGTTCGTGGGGCGAATCGCGTCTGTACCATCGCCCCTAGCATAAAAAAACGACACCTGCTGTGTCAGATCTCAATAAATAAAAAAGGAACATCATGAAGAATATAAGTTTGGGAAAAATGTTAGGGGCAGGATTTACGCTCATTATCGTTATTGGGTTTTTAGTCGCCATATTGGGTCGCATTCAATTAGAAAAGCTCGGGGGAAATATTCAGTTTTTGTCACAAATGCGTATTTCCAATCTCCTGCTCATGCAGGAAGTTAAAGACAACGTCAACATCGCGGCACGATCCATCAGAAATATTGCGCTACTAACCGACCAACAGCAAATGAAGGTGGAACAAGATCGCATTGAGAAAACCATCGCACGCAATAGCGATTTACTCGTACAAATACGCAAAAACGCGGTGGATAACGAGGCTAAAACACTGCTCGCCACGTTCGAGCAGGCTCGCCCCGCGTATACCAGCAGCATGAAGAAAGCCATCGTTCTGGCTATGACCAGCGAACACGACGCATTTCGTAACGTCCTGCTGACGGAGGTACGCACCACGCAAGCAAGCGTATTCGATACGCTGGATAAAATGGTTGAGATGCAAAAACAACTGACTGTCACGCTCGCCAATGAATCTGAGAATAATGCGTTACGCGCTGGCACCCTAATGCTGATCATCGCACTGGGCTCTGCTCTGCTGGGAGGCGTTGTTGCCTGGTGGATTACCCGGAAAATCAAGCGCCAGCTTGGTGGGGAACCCGCCTATACGCTGGAGATTACCCGCCAGGTTGCACAAGGGAATCTTGCCATCGCTATTGAACGACGCGCCGGAGACACCACCAGCGTCCTCGCTGCGATGGAGGAAATGCGCCAAAGCCTGAGCAATATCGTTGGGCAAGTCCATCAAAGCAGCGAGTCTATCGCCACAGGCGCTAGTCAGATTGCGATGGGGAATACCGATCTCAGCCAGCGCACAGAAGAGCAGGCCGCCAACCTGCAAGAAACCGCTGCTTCCATGGAAGAAATGAATACCACGGTTAAACAGAACGCCGACACCGTGCGCACCGCCGCACAGCTCGCCAACTCAGCCAGTGCCGCCGCCCGTAAAGGAGGGGATGTCGTCAACAACGTCGTGCGGACTATGGAAGAGATCACGGCTAGTTCACGTAAAATCGGCGATATTATTGGCGTGATTGACGGTATTGCTTTCCAAACCAATATTCTGGCACTCAACGCCGCTGTCGAAGCCGCGCGAGCGGGAGAACAGGGACGCGGGTTTGCAGTCGTCGCCGGAGAAGTTCGCTCATTGGCTCAACGCTCCGCTTCTGCTGCGCGTGAAATCAAGGATCTGATTGGCGTTAGCGTAGGAAAAGTGGAAGCCGGTGAGGCGCTCGTTAACGAAGCGGGCATCACCATAGAAGAAGTTGTGGAACAATCGCAGCGAGTCGCCAGCCTTATCACGGAGATCGGCCTGACTACGCATGAGCAGGAACAGGGCGTTTCTCAAGTCAATGATGCGGTGAACCAACTCGATCAGGTCACTCAGCAGAACGCGGCACTGGTTGAAGAGTCGGCTTCCGCCGCAGATAGCCTGAGCCAACAGGCCAAAAATCTGCTTGAACTGATGGGGGTTTTCAAAATTGACGGCGTCCAGCCACAGCGAGCCGCACCACCGGTAGCTACGCAATCCAGACCGAGACTGACGTTAGCTGGCAAGTCGAGTCACCAGAACTGGGAAACCTTTTAAGCATAGAATCGATTCACGCTAAAAAAGACGATTAATACTAAAAAAGCCGCTGAAATATCAGC includes the following:
- the otnC gene encoding 3-oxo-tetronate 4-phosphate decarboxylase; translation: MSEKHHSTEAVLNSEQRARADMVKLGASFFQRGYATGSAGNLSLLLDDSTLLATPTGSCLGELDAERLSKVSLSGEWISGDKPSKEVSFHLSIYRNDPECKAIVHLHSTYLTALSCLEGLDTQDAIKPFTPYVVMRVGKVPVVPYYRPGDARLGEDLAKLASRYKAFLLANHGPVVTGKDLRAAADNMEELEETAKLIFILGDRKIRYLTADDIAELS
- a CDS encoding GntP family transporter, with protein sequence MATSLLLCIAIAGVLLLLLMVIKFKIQPFVALLVVSLLVALATGIPTAEVMKVITSGMGGILGSVAIIIGLGAMLGRMIEVSGGAESLAHRFAQLMGPGLMVAALTIAAFILGIPVFFDVGFIILAPIIYGFAKVAKVSPIKFGLPVAGVMLTVHVALPPHPGPVAAAGLLNADIGWLTIIGLLVSIPVGIISYWAAKAMNRRKYALSVEVLEQLQLAKPEDSTPDTAPVSAPSAGLIAALIAIPIAIIMLGTVSATILPAGHPVRNVMSLVGSPAVALLIALALAFWLIALRRGWSLEKASGVMGDAMPAAAMVIMVTGAGGVFGKVLVESGIGKALADTLTSIHLPLVPAAFILSLALRASQGSATVAILTTCGLLSEAVSSLNQMQLVLVTLSACFGGLGLSHVNDSGFWIVTKYLGLSVADGLRTWTVLTTLLGLAGFLFTWALWLVM
- the ltnD gene encoding L-threonate dehydrogenase → MKKTSDYAVAVIGLGSMGFGAAASCINAGLTTYGVDINAQALERLRQAGAAQTDTRIDAFADKLDAVVLLLVNAAQVNGILFGEPQVAAKLKPGTVVMVSSTISAQDAKNIEQRLAEHQLIMLDAPVSGGAAKAAAGDMTVMASGSDLAFEKLKPVLDAVAGKVYRIGEDIGLGATVKIIHQLLAGVHIAAGAEAMALAARADIPLDIMYDVVTNAAGNSWMFENRMRHVVDGDYTPKSAVDIFVKDLGLVTDTAKSLHFPLPLASTAFNMFTAASNAGFGKEDDSAVIKIFNGITLPEKKEAP
- the otnI gene encoding 2-oxo-tetronate isomerase — protein: MPKFAANLSMLFTDVPFLDRFKAAADAGFTSVEYLFPYEYPASLLAEKLRENGLEQVLFNTAPGNIAAGEWGVSALPDRVEDAHRDIDNALEYALALNCPSVLVMGGVVPPGEDRAAYQQTFIDNLRYAADKFAPHGINIMIEALSAKVKPNYLFASQYQALELANLIDRPNVYIQLDFFHAQIVDGNLTQIIHDLDGRIGHIQIASVPARHEPDEGEINYPFIFAELDRVNYSGWIGCEYNPRGKTEDGLGWVKPWLEK
- the otnK gene encoding 3-oxo-tetronate kinase, giving the protein MIKLGVIADDFTGATDIASFLVNNGLPTVQLNGVPPSDFKVDTQAVVISLKSRSCPAEQAVADSLKALAWLQQQGCQQFYFKYCSTFDSTTKGNIGPVIDALLDQLSETQTIISPALPVNGRTVYQGHLFVMDQLLSESGMRHHPVTPMTDSNLMRVMEQQATGRCGLVPYAVMDQGAEAVKQRLAQLKEQGMRYVVLDTLNEQHLLTQGEALRDMKLVTGGSGLAIGLARQWAESATQTGSATEAGKPQSGAGVVLSGSCSVMTNKQVAHYLKQAAGRAIDVARCLASDDAQKAYVQELADWVKAHRDDALAPLLYATSSPDELAQIQQRWGAEASSQAVEQLFAAVAHQLQQDGFQRFIIAGGETSSIVVQTLGIHAFHIGPSISPGVPWVRSTNHPLSLALKSGNFGDEDFFARAQKEFAA